The sequence below is a genomic window from Methanoculleus sp. 7T.
GGGATCACGACGGTCGGCACCGCGGCGGGCACGCGCCCGGGCATCCTCGTCACCGGCCACGACCTCAAAGACCTCGCCGACCTCCTCGAGCAGACCGCGGGGACTGGAGTGGACGTCTACACCCACGGCGAGATGCTCCCGGCGCACGCATACCCCGGTCTTCGGAAGTACGACCACCTGGTCGGGAACTACGGCGGGTCCTGGCCCTTCCAGCGGGAGGAGTTCGAGCGGTTCAGCGGCCCGGTCCTCGTCACCACGAACTGCCTCGTCCCCCCGAAGGACTCATACCGCGACCGGGTCTACACCACCGGACTCGTAGGCTATCCGGGGCTCAAGCACATCGGCGCCTCCCCGGACGGGAAGAAGGACTTCTCGGCCCTTATTGAGCATGCAAAGCGTTGCAATCCCCCGGAGGACCTCGCTCGCGGCGACTTAATCACCGGGTGCGCCCACGCTCCGATCCTCGCCATCGCCGATACGGTCGTCGACGCGGTGAAGGCCGGCGCTATCAGGCGGTTTATCGTAATGGCGGGCTGTGACGGGCGGCATAGCGAGCGGGACTACTACACCCGGTTTGCGAAGGCTCTCCCGGCCGATACGGTCATCCTCACCGCCGGGTGTGCGAAGTACCGCTACAACAGCCTCGGTCTTGGGGACATCGGCGGCATCCCCCGCGTCCTCGATGCCGGGCAGTGCAACGACTGCTACTCCCTGGTGGTCATCGCCCAGGCCCTCGCCGAGGCGTTCGGCGTCGGGATCAACGAACTCCCGATATCCTACAACATCGCTTGGTACGAGCAGAAGGCGGTGCTCGTCCTCCTCAGTCTCCTCTCGCTCGGTGTCAAAGACATCACCCTCGGTCCCCGCCTCCCGGCCTTCATCTCGCCCGGAGTTCTGAAAGTGCTCGTCGAGAACTTTGGGATCCGGGGGATCACGACGGTCGAGGAGGATCTCGAGCGGATGGTGCCGGGGTACTGAAGTTATCACCCGAACTCCGCGAGCGCCACCACCGGCACCCCGTCCAGGTCGTCAAAGACCACAGGGTAGACCCGCAGGGTCCAAGGCTCCCCGAGTAGTCGCCCATATGAGAGGTCCACGTCCTCGAGCAGGAAGATATGCGGGGATCCGCAGAGAAACGCGCGGTGGGCCTCTCTCCCCTCCTCTGGGTTTGCAGGGGTGGCGATGGATATGGTATCGATCCCAAAGAGCCTGAGGCCTGGGTTCTGCATCCGGAGGAAGCCCGGCACCTCGTGGTGCACCCAGGGGTGCGCTCCCGCGTAAGCCTCCGGGTCGGTCTCCCGGAGCCGGCCGCTGCCGGTCTTCACGAAGAGCGCGCGGGCGCTCCGGACCGCGTCGAGGTGCGGGAGAAGGTCGTGGATCCGGACCGGTTCCTCCCCGGCCTTCGGCACCTCGATACACCGCGCGGGTGCAAAGACCGCTTCCGGTGCGAGGAGGGCGGAGACCGAACCCCCGTCCGTGCAGGAGTGCCGGGGGAGGTCGATGTGCGTCCCGGCGTGACTGGAGAACGAGATCAGGCTCTTCTCTTCCGCGTCTCCCCCTTTGAGGGATCTTGTGGGGGTTATCGCGAGCGGTTCCGTGCCGGGGTAGAGCGGTGTTCCCCGGTTCAGGGGGTACGAAATCGGGATGAGCATACGCTCCCCCGTAGGTACTCCCGGAGTTCATGAAGGTTATCCACGATCGCCTCCACCCCCGGGCGGCCCGAGAACCGGTTTGGGTCGCCGGGCCGGATCCTCGCCACAAACCGCACACCGGTCTCGTGCGCCGCCTGCCAGTCATTCGGGGCGTCGCCGACGAAGAGGGCCTCGCCGGGCGACGCTCCGGTCTCGTCGAGGATCTCTCGTATGCATTCCGCCTTCGTCTTCGGCGAGCCGTAGATCCGGACGAAGTACTTTGTGAGGTCCCGGCGGCGTGCGATCTCGTGCATCTCGGCCTCAGGGGTTGCGGAGACGATATAGAGCGGGAGCACACGGGAGCAGTCTCTGAGGAGGTCCTCCGCCCCCTCGACATAGGGGACGGTGAGCATGGAATCGAAGATCAGCTCGACATACTCGCCCGCGAGTTGCTCCTCCTGTTCGGGGGTAGGTCCTCGTTGAGGATGTTTGCGTAGATGTAGCGGAACTTGTCGTACCGGGACATCCCGCCGTTTTCGAGGTGGAAGGCGATGATCTCGTCGAGGTGCTCGGGCGCGAAGGAGAAGATCTTCCTGAATGCTACGGTCTTTAGGGGGATGGACTCGACGATGACGCCGTCGAAGTCGAGGATGACGGTGAATAGCGCGATGTTCGAACAAATATTATCACTATTCATGATCGTAAGCTCCATGAAACTTAATACGGGCTTTCATTAAGTAATTTCAGATGAGCCAATTGGCGCTTCGATCGGCACGGCTGTCTGTGACATAGAAGTCATTTCTACAAAGTATTTGGGGTAGGAGGCGCGTTCTGGTAAGATAATAACAACCTCACCCGTCGCTGTGTTGAATAAGTCAGGTCATCCGACCACAAGAAGGAAGACGACGGGTGCCCCTGCCGGTCTTCCATGCCACGGAAAGAACGCTGAGAACGCCAGTACCCCGATACTCGCGACTGGAGTATAGAATGAGCGCCGGGTCAGGCACGGCAAGTTCTATCTCTCGTTTGACTTCATCGACCAGTGGGATGAGCTCCTTGCCCGGATGAACGCCGGCAAGCGCGGTCGGCCGTATCAGATCCTGAACCTTTCATTGCGTGGATGGCCTGCATCCACGTCTTCCTGCAGATGCCCTACCGCCAGATAGAGGGGTTTGTCCGGAAGCTCGCGACATTCATCCCCGGTTTCACGGCGGCAGACTATATCACCCTCTTCCGCCGGGTCAAACTCCTGGGTCTCTCGCTCAAATTAACACCCGAGATTCTCACCGAGGATGTCATCATCGCCGTCGACAGTACCGGGATCCAGGTCACGAACCGGAGGGGGTGGATGCGCGAGAAGTGGCGGGTCTGGCGCGGCTGGATCAAAATGCATGCCCTGATCGACCTCGAAACCAACCAGTTCCTCAGCCTGGAGGTCACCGGCGAGGCAGTGTCGGGCGACCGGATGTTCTTCCTACTCCTAGCCCAGGTCCAACAACACTGTGGCTAGGAGCACCCGGTACACCGGGTGTTTGGCGATGGGGCCTACGACTGAAACGAGCTCTTCAATGCCCTTGATCAACGGAAGTTCCTCGCCGGGATCAAGACCCAGACGGGTGCAGCAACCCACTCGACCGGGTCACCCTATCGTGCCGAGTGCGTCAGAGAACGGATCCGATTGGGGATACCGGATGTGGTCGTGGATAACCACCTACGGAATGCGGTGGAAGAGCGAAGGGAGTTTCTCCACCCTGAGATGGGTCTTCGGAGAAGGAGTGCGGGCAACCCCTCCCGAGAGGGGATGTTCCGCGAGATCCGGATGAATGTGAACTACTACAACATGCTGATTGCTATGGTGGCCTGATCGAATGCCCAACAGGGGGAGCGGCAGGGGATCACGACAGGGGTTACGCAACACAGCATCGCCCGTAATGAATCGATCGACTGTTTTTTCCGGGAGCCAAGCTAAAACACTGGGTGAGATCTAAGCATGGTAGTCTGGGTTACACGGGATGAACTGGTGCCGCTGGTTGAACAAAATCTCATAAGTGCCGTGAGCGTTCTTGATATCGGATGCGGGATCCGTCCGCAGACGCTGCTGAAAGATCCGCAGATCCACATCTGCTGCGAGCCATGCCTGGAGTATGTGACTTATCTGCAGAAGAACGTGATACCGGGGCGCAAGAACCTCGTCGTTCTCAATCTTGATTGGGACGCAGTAGTCAAAACGTTTCCGGAGCGGTCTATTGATACCGTCGTTATCACAGATGTCATCGAGCATCTCACGAAAGAGGATGGGAAACGGCTACTGACATTGACGGAAACAATCGCTCGAAACCAAGTGGTCGTCTTTACGCCCCTTGGATTGCTGCCACAGGACCATGACTCCGATATCGACGCATGGGGACTCCACGGGGGCGCGTGGCAGGCTCATAACTCAGGCTGGTCGCCCGATGACTTCGACGAGACGTGGACCATCTATGCATCAGACGATTTCCATCGGTATGATGTCCACGGAAACGCATTCGAGAAGCCGTTTGGTGCATTTTATGCGATAAAGACATGGCGCGACACAAAGCCCTCCATTACAACACTCACGAAGAAACATTTACTTCGGCATCACTGCCACAGACTTATCGATAGAGCATTTGATATTGCATGCTCAAATTGATCAATTGCGTGCGGATAGATGACGGGGAAATGGAAAAGAACTTTTCAACCGCGGAACTACTTGTGAGATAAGCTCAAATCCATCCCATTGACCCAAGTGCAGCCTGCGACGTTCGGGAGATGCGCCAGCACACCGCCCCATGCACTCAATGCTGCTGGGACTTTAATCCCTTCTATTGATGAGACACCTGAAAGAGGTGCAATTGACGGTTTATGAAATTTCTGTCACTTTTTCCATTGGGACCACTCTGTCCAGGACATCGATGCACCTGAAGGAAAGATTCTGGTCATCCCAGCCCCAATCATGAACTCCGGAGCCCTATCAGATGAGGTTGGTGGACTGCTGAAGAGCGAGTGAAAATACGCCCCCGGGTTTGAAACGGATCGGCATTGTTCATGAAGAGCAGGACCCCGAGCACATCCAAAGAAATATAGAATTGTATCGATCATTTTTAAGCGAGGACCAGAGTACTATGCGATTACTGCTATTGGGCGCCACTGGCATGTTAGGCCATAAATTGCTACAAGCACTATCAAAACAGTTCTCTATATGGGGGACTGTTCGCAGTGATGTGGCGGAATATCAGAACCACCCTGTATTAAACCTGGCTCTCCTAAAAGGGCACATAAATGCCGACAACATCTCCACAGTCGAGAAAGCCATTGAGGAGTGCAAACCTGATGTAGTCATAAACTGCATCGGCATCGTTAAACAACTGCCGGCCGCCCACGATCCCCTCCAGAGCATTGCAATAAATGCCCTCTTCCCGCACCAGCTCGCGCGCATCTGCCAGCAAAGAGGAATCCGGCTGATCCATATCAGCACAGACTGCGTCTTCTCCGGCCGGAAGGGAAACTACAGTGAGGAGGATTTCGCCGACGCTGGCGACCTGTACGGTCAGACCAAGCACCTCGGTGAGGTGGACTACGAAAACGCCCTCACTTTAAGAACCTCCATCATCGGCCGCGAGCTTGGTACCAGCCACGGTCTGATCGAGTGGTTCCTTGGTCAGGAAGGAGGAACAGTCAGTGGCTACACGAATGCGATCTTCAGCGGCCTGACGACAAACGCTCTTTCCGATGTTATTGCCACTATCATTACGGATTATCCAAGGATGCGCGGCGTCTGGCATGTCGCATCTGAACCAATCAGCAAATACGACTTGCTTAAACTGGTCAAAACAGTCTATAATCTCAGTATAGAAATCCAACCGGATAATTCAGTCGTGATAGATCGAAGTTTGAATGGAAACAAACTACGAGAGAATACGAATATTATAATCCCCTCCTGGCAAACAATGATCGAGCAGATGCACCAGGATCCGACACCGTATGCAACAATGAGGTCGAAAAAATGCTAACGGATAAGACGATACTCGTCACCGGGGGTACAGGATCGCTTGGCAAAGTCCTGATACGGCGGTTGCTCTCCGGCGAGATTGGTTTTCCCAAAAAGATCATTGTATTCTCGCGCGATGAAGCAAAGCAACATTTCATGCGGATGGAGTACCTGAACCGGACAGCGGCAACCGATGAGGTCATTTATAACAATTTCAAACGCATGCTTGAGTTCCGCATTGGAGATGTCAGGGATTTTCATAGCATCAATAGGGCTCTCCGGGGGGTAGATGTCGTCTTTAATACCGCGGCATTAAAGCAGGTTCCTTCCTGCGAATATTTCCCTTTTGAGGCGGTTTTAACAAACATCACCGGCCCGGAAAATATTGTCAGGGCAATACGGGAGCAGAATCTCCCCATAGACACAGTCGTTGGCATCTCAACGGATAAAGCCTGTAAACCGGTCAACGTCATGGGCATGACAAAAGCGATTCAGGAACGCATTTTTATTCAGGCAAATCTTGATTGTCCCAACACACGGTTCATCTGTGTCCGATATGGCAACGTGCTTGCATCTCGCGGCTCCGTGATCCCGCTGTTCCACGATCAGATCCTCAATGGCGGCCCTATCACCATCACAACAACGGATATGACACGTTTCCTGCTCAGCTTGGATCAGGCAGTTGACACAATCTTCGAAGCAGTAAGATACGCACACCGGGGTGAGACTTATATCCCCCGCGTCCCGTCGGCAAAGGTGACCGATATTGCTGCCGCTCTTATTGGAGATCGCCCCATCAAGATGACCGTCACTGGCATCAGGCCTGGAGAAAAGATTCATGAAATTCTCGTCTCCGAAGAAGAGGCACATCGCACCATATCCCGTGGCAACTACTATGTTATCCAGCCTATCTTGCCAGAACTTCGTAGAGAGGAGTCTGGACCAACTATCGGTCAGGAATATTGCTCCGGTGACAACCTGATGACACCGGAAGAACTGCACACCGAACTGCATCGGCACGGACTTCTCCTTGAGGAGCTGGAAGCAAACGAGGGTGAGTTGCTCAGATGAAGGTGATGACCATCCTGGGCACCCGGCCCGAGATTATCCGCCTGAGCCGGATTATCCCGAAACTGGACCGACTCTGCGAGCATGTACTGGTTCATACCGGGCAGAATTTTGACCCGAATCTAAGCGAGATTTTCTTCAAAGAACTCGGGATTAGAACTCCTGATCATTTCCTGGGTGTTCAAGGGAGATCGTTCGGCGACCAGATCGGTCAGATAATCCGTACCTCTGAAGAGATTATGCAGTCCGAAAAACCAGACAGACTGCTCCTCCTCGGGGATACAAACAGCAGCCTTTCGGCAATTGTCTCAAAACGGATGGGAATTCCAGTTTATCACATGGAAGCAGGCAACCGATGCTACGACGATCGGGTTCCTGAGGAAGTCAACCGGCGAATCATCGACCACTCCAGTGACGTCCTACTTCCATATACAGAACGGAGTCGGGCAAACCTTCTGCGTGAGGGCATTGAGGGTGAGCGTATCTTTGTGACAGGAAACCCGATCCGTGAAGTGTTAGATCACTATCAAAATTTTATCGACACATCCGATGCGCTCGAACGATTAAACCTGGAACCCGGTGCATACTTCCTTGTTACCATGCATCGGGCTGAGAATGTCGATATCGAGTCACGCCTTCGTGCACTGATAGCAGCGATGGAGAGACTCCACCAGATCTATGGAGTACCCCTCATCTGTAGCCTTCATCCACGTACACGGGATACGATGAAGCGGTTCGGATTGATGGAGCATGCGTGTCCCGGTATACGGTTCCACGACCCGTTTGGCCTTTTT
It includes:
- the hcp gene encoding hydroxylamine reductase → MFCNQCEETAKGFGCTVRGVCGKDAETAGLQDVLIYTLKGLSVRNLAATKKGGGNPDAGRFIAGCLFATLTNVNFDPARFEDAIREAARIRDALPPAGSQEPDACTWSPASPAAIAAKAHEIIAARETMDPDLQSLRELLVYGLKGVGAYSHHAAVLGYEDEEVMTFLQEALTATLQDLTVDEMVGYVLACGEVGVKTLALLDAANTATYGTPGITTVGTAAGTRPGILVTGHDLKDLADLLEQTAGTGVDVYTHGEMLPAHAYPGLRKYDHLVGNYGGSWPFQREEFERFSGPVLVTTNCLVPPKDSYRDRVYTTGLVGYPGLKHIGASPDGKKDFSALIEHAKRCNPPEDLARGDLITGCAHAPILAIADTVVDAVKAGAIRRFIVMAGCDGRHSERDYYTRFAKALPADTVILTAGCAKYRYNSLGLGDIGGIPRVLDAGQCNDCYSLVVIAQALAEAFGVGINELPISYNIAWYEQKAVLVLLSLLSLGVKDITLGPRLPAFISPGVLKVLVENFGIRGITTVEEDLERMVPGY
- a CDS encoding cyclase family protein gives rise to the protein MLIPISYPLNRGTPLYPGTEPLAITPTRSLKGGDAEEKSLISFSSHAGTHIDLPRHSCTDGGSVSALLAPEAVFAPARCIEVPKAGEEPVRIHDLLPHLDAVRSARALFVKTGSGRLRETDPEAYAGAHPWVHHEVPGFLRMQNPGLRLFGIDTISIATPANPEEGREAHRAFLCGSPHIFLLEDVDLSYGRLLGEPWTLRVYPVVFDDLDGVPVVALAEFG
- a CDS encoding HAD family hydrolase — its product is MLTVPYVEGAEDLLRDCSRVLPLYIVSATPEAEMHEIARRRDLTKYFVRIYGSPKTKAECIREILDETGASPGEALFVGDAPNDWQAAHETGVRFVARIRPGDPNRFSGRPGVEAIVDNLHELREYLRGSVCSSRFRTP
- a CDS encoding HAD family hydrolase, with translation MNSDNICSNIALFTVILDFDGVIVESIPLKTVAFRKIFSFAPEHLDEIIAFHLENGGMSRYDKFRYIYANILNEDLPPNRRSNSRASMSS
- a CDS encoding class I SAM-dependent methyltransferase, which gives rise to MVVWVTRDELVPLVEQNLISAVSVLDIGCGIRPQTLLKDPQIHICCEPCLEYVTYLQKNVIPGRKNLVVLNLDWDAVVKTFPERSIDTVVITDVIEHLTKEDGKRLLTLTETIARNQVVVFTPLGLLPQDHDSDIDAWGLHGGAWQAHNSGWSPDDFDETWTIYASDDFHRYDVHGNAFEKPFGAFYAIKTWRDTKPSITTLTKKHLLRHHCHRLIDRAFDIACSN
- a CDS encoding dTDP-4-dehydrorhamnose reductase family protein produces the protein MRLLLLGATGMLGHKLLQALSKQFSIWGTVRSDVAEYQNHPVLNLALLKGHINADNISTVEKAIEECKPDVVINCIGIVKQLPAAHDPLQSIAINALFPHQLARICQQRGIRLIHISTDCVFSGRKGNYSEEDFADAGDLYGQTKHLGEVDYENALTLRTSIIGRELGTSHGLIEWFLGQEGGTVSGYTNAIFSGLTTNALSDVIATIITDYPRMRGVWHVASEPISKYDLLKLVKTVYNLSIEIQPDNSVVIDRSLNGNKLRENTNIIIPSWQTMIEQMHQDPTPYATMRSKKC
- a CDS encoding polysaccharide biosynthesis protein, whose amino-acid sequence is MLTDKTILVTGGTGSLGKVLIRRLLSGEIGFPKKIIVFSRDEAKQHFMRMEYLNRTAATDEVIYNNFKRMLEFRIGDVRDFHSINRALRGVDVVFNTAALKQVPSCEYFPFEAVLTNITGPENIVRAIREQNLPIDTVVGISTDKACKPVNVMGMTKAIQERIFIQANLDCPNTRFICVRYGNVLASRGSVIPLFHDQILNGGPITITTTDMTRFLLSLDQAVDTIFEAVRYAHRGETYIPRVPSAKVTDIAAALIGDRPIKMTVTGIRPGEKIHEILVSEEEAHRTISRGNYYVIQPILPELRREESGPTIGQEYCSGDNLMTPEELHTELHRHGLLLEELEANEGELLR
- the wecB gene encoding non-hydrolyzing UDP-N-acetylglucosamine 2-epimerase → MKVMTILGTRPEIIRLSRIIPKLDRLCEHVLVHTGQNFDPNLSEIFFKELGIRTPDHFLGVQGRSFGDQIGQIIRTSEEIMQSEKPDRLLLLGDTNSSLSAIVSKRMGIPVYHMEAGNRCYDDRVPEEVNRRIIDHSSDVLLPYTERSRANLLREGIEGERIFVTGNPIREVLDHYQNFIDTSDALERLNLEPGAYFLVTMHRAENVDIESRLRALIAAMERLHQIYGVPLICSLHPRTRDTMKRFGLMEHACPGIRFHDPFGLFDFVKLEQNARCVLSDSGTVQEECCIFHVPNVTLRDVTERPETIECGSNILSGVDHDTIIRAVACVLSQDPNWDVPSDYMIRGVSDKIVKIILGYNPERRR